The proteins below are encoded in one region of Oncorhynchus gorbuscha isolate QuinsamMale2020 ecotype Even-year linkage group LG01, OgorEven_v1.0, whole genome shotgun sequence:
- the arpin gene encoding arpin: protein MSRIYNNTSLQNKPVHNEKIEHAWAPSSYQSGLGVILEGKLVDVSRHVITDVNNQKDRFYVLYIKPSRIHQRKFDAKGMEIEPNFSDTKKVNTGYLMSSFKVEAKGETDCLTEVQLENLVTKEDLVKVTGKHCLSGTYAFWYPEGEMSKTELETGQDIRLKTKGDGPFIFSLAKVDGGTVTKCNFAGDKEAGASWTDKIMSNKSDSSSATKSEGHGEGADEEEWDE, encoded by the exons ATGAGCCGAATTTATAACAATACGTCCTTGCAGAATAAACCTGTTCACAATGAAAAGATTGAGCACGCGTGGGCCCCCTCCTCATATCAGAG TGGTCTAGGTGTCATATTAGAGGGAAAGTTGGTTGATGTCTCACGCCATGTTATCACTGACGTCAACAATCAGAAG GACCGTTTCTATGTCCTATACATCAAACCTAGTCGAATCCACCAAAGGAAATTTGATGCTAAAGGAATGGAAATTGAACCAAACTTCAGTGATACCAAAAAGGTCAACACTGGTTATCTCATGTCATCATTCA AGGTGGAGGCTAAAGGAGAGACTGATTGTCTCACTGAGGTCCAGCTGGAAAACCTAGTGACCAAGGAGGATCTGGTGAAAGTGACAGGGAAACACTGTCTAAGTGGGACCTATGCGTTCTGGTacccagagggagagatgagCAAGACTGAACTAGAAACAGGCCAGGACATTAGACTGAAAACCAAAGGCGATGGCCCATTTATTT TTTCCTTGGCCAAAGTCGATGGAGGCACAGTGACCAAATGCAATTTTGCCGGAGACAAAGAGGCAGGAGCATCGTGGACAGACAAAATAATGTCCAACAAATCCGATTCCAGCAGTGCAACGAAGTCTGAAGGCCATGGCGAAGGAGCAGATGAGGAGGAATGG GATGAATGA
- the anpepa gene encoding alanyl (membrane) aminopeptidase a, which yields MAIGIYISKVLAIATVVMTVSSIGGIITMMIVYETERIKINPTPPPTPNATILYPTGPPPNLRLPGNLIPERYELVLQPRLYTFINNATNQSLIFTGNSTVYFRCVEKTKTIFLHSKQNVTDVTVKDLDNKKTINVKNTILYNNESNFLEIRLEGVLEEDGNYSLFTAFEGELLDDLAGFYMSSYKKEPSTKDDTKTLVGNETIVDLDERFIATSQMQPTDARKVFPCFDEPAMKAEFKVTIIHRFGTHALANEKATGTTLVDIDGENWEVTRFQTTKKMSTYLLAFTVSDFDSIVSKHERVDIKTYARPEAIKAGHAKYAADITGNILAFYESKEVFGMIYPLSKLDQIALPDFSAGAMENWGLVTYRETALLYEEGVSSTSDKEWIATVIAHELAHQWFGNLVTMKWWNDLWLNEGFATYISYMGVDHIEPKWNIKDLIVLNDIQTVFQVDSLASSHPLSSNEDDVQTPSDITELFDSITYRKGAAVLRMLSNYLKDKVFMDGLKKYLQAFQYSNAVHKDLWEYLQKAVDNDGSHIKVAEVMATWTMQMGYPVITINTTTGDVSQEHFLLIQPSDYNYTWHVPIKVMKEGLAPTALPTQVLTVPKERKSAFKSEDGKWVLANINCMGYFRVNYDPANWDRLLSQLETNIHEIPLINRGQLIDDAFNLARAKHINVTLALRITKYLRNDTEYIPWESALRNLDYFILMFDRSEVYGPMQAYMRKQVGGLYQHFENVTIVPEDPSEQYNQINAISVACSNDIEDCQKMAKKLFDNWMTNKTSNPIQPNLKATIYCQAIAAGGEKEWEFAWGKFQNATIASEKDKLRFALSCTRKIWLLNRYLEYTLNPDKIRKMDAISTINYIARNVAGQAIAWNFVRAHWNYISLEYGGGIMSFGRLIEGVTQRFSTDFELQELRQFQSDYNEEELGSASRALEQAIERTQANIKWVKENKQTVLEWFRKESSESS from the exons ATGGCCATAGGAATATATATCTCAAAGGTTCTGGCCATAGCCACAGTGGTAATGACCGTCTCATCTATAGGAGGAATAATTACAATGATGATTGTGTATGAGACCGAAAGAATCAAGATAAATcctacaccaccaccaacacctaATGCCACTATTCTGTATCCAACTGGACCACCACCCAACCTGAGACTCCCTGGAAACCTCATTCCAGAGAGATATGAACTCGTCCTACAGCCTCGCCTCTACACCTTTATAAACAACGCTACCAACCAATCTCTCATCTTCACTGGAAACTCCACTGTGTATTTTAGATGTGTGGAGAAAACCAAAACTATCTTCCTTCACAGTAAACAGAATGTGACTGATGTAACAGTGAAAGATCTTGACAATAAAAAGACCATCAACGTTAAGAACACCATACTGTATAATAATGAAAGCAACTTCTTAGAGATTCGACTGGAAGGTGTTTTGGAGGAAGATGGGAACTACAGTCTCTTTACTGCATTTGAGGGAGAGCTCCTTGATGATCTGGCTGGTTTTTACATGAGTTCATACAAAAAAGAACCAAGCACAAAGGATGACACTAAAAC GTTGGTCGGGAATGAAACTATTGTCGACCTTGACGAAAG ATTCATTGCTACTAGCCAAATGCAGCCAACAGATGCCAGGAAAGTATTTCCTTGTTTCGATGAGCCAGCCATGAAGGCTGAATTTAAAGTCACTATCATTCATAGGTTTGGTACGCACGCACTAGCAAATGAGAAAGCCACAG GTACAACCCTTGTGGATATTGATGGAGAGAACTGGGAAGTCACTCGCTTTCAAACAACTAAGAAAATGTCAACATACCTCTTAGCTTTCACAGTATCTGATTTTGATTCCATAGTTTCTAAACATGAAAGAGTTGACATTAAG ACATATGCTAGACCGGAGGCCATAAAAGCTGGACATGCAAAATATGCTGCAGATATCACTGGAAATATACTGGCGTTCTATGAGAGTAAAGAAGTATTTGGCATGATTTATCCTTTGAGCAAGCTAG ATCAGATTGCTCTACCAGACTTCAGTGCAGGTGCCATGGAGAATTGGGGCTTGGTAACATATCGTGAGACAGCTCTGCTATATGAGGAAGGGGTGTCTTCCACATCAGACAAAGAGTGGATTGCTACAGTTATTGCACATGAGCTTGCCCATCAG tggttTGGAAACCTGGTGACAATGAAATGGTGGAATGACCTGTGGCTGAATGAGGGATTTGCAACATATATATCCTATATGGGAGTGGATCACATTGAGCCAAAATGGAACATA AAAGATCTGATTGTTCTAAATGACATCCAGACTGTATTTCAAGTGGATTCGTTGGCCTCATCCCATCCTCTAAGCTCTAATGAGGACGATGTTCAAACTCCTAGTGACATCACCGAGCTTTTTGATTCCATCACCTACAGGAAG GGGGCAGCTGTGCTGAGAATGCTTTCAAATTATCTGAAGGATAAGGTGTTTATGGATGGTCTAAAA AAATACCTTCAGGCTTTCCAGTATAGTAATGCTGTACACAAGGACCTGTGGGAATATTTACAGAAG GCAGTGGACAACGACGGCAGCCACATTAAAGTTGCTGAAGTCATGGCAACTTGGACAATGCAGATGGGCTACCCAGTCatcaccatcaacaccaccactGGGGACGTTTCTCAAGAACATTTCCTCCTAATTCAACCATCGGACTACAA TTATACATGGCATGTCCCAATCAAAGTGATGAAGGAAGGTTTAGCTCCCACAGCATTACCTACACAAGTACTGACTGTTCCTAAAG AGCGGAAGTCAGCATTCAAGTCTGAAGATGGCAAGTGGGTGCTTGCCAACATAAACTGTATGGGATATTTCAGAGTCAACTATGATCCAGCAAATTGGGATAGACTGCTCTCTCAGCTGGAAACTAATATTCAT GAAATTCCACTCATCAACCGGGGACAGCTTATTGATGATGCATTCAACCTGGCAAG GGCCAAACATATTAATGTGACACTGGCTCTGAGAATTACCAAGTACCTCCGGAATGACACAGAGTACATACCATGGGAATCAGCACTGAGAAACCTGGACTATTTCATTCTCATGTTTGATCGCTCTGAGGTCTATGGCCCAATGCAG GCATACATGCGAAAGCAAGTTGGTGGCCTTTATCAACATTTTGAAAATGTCACTATAGTCCCCGAGGATCCTTCTGAACA GTACAACCAGATTAACGCCATCTCAGTCGCATGCAGCAATGACATTGAAGACTGCCAAAAAATGGCAAAAAAGCTCTTTGACAACTGGATGACAAACAAAACCAGCAATCC CATACAACCCAACCTGAAGGCCACCATCTACTGCCAAGCTATAGCtgctgggggagagaaggaatgggaattTGCTTGGGGCAAGTTCCAGAATGCCACCATAGCATCGGAGAAAGACAAATTAAGATTTGCCCTCTCGTGCACCAGGAAGATCTGGCTCCTGAACAG ATACCTTGAGTACACTTTGAACCCTGACAAGATAAGAAAAATGGATGCCATTTCTACCATCAACTACATAGCCAGGAATGTGGCAGGGCAAGCAATAGCCTGGAATTTTGTCCGCGCCCACTGGAACTACATCAGCTTGGA GTACGGAGGAGGGATCATGTCATTTGGCCGCCTGATTGAGGGAGTGACGCAGAGATTTTCCACGGACTTTGAGCTCCAAGAG CTGAGGCAGTTCCAGAGCGACTATAATGAAGAGGAATTGGGTTCTGCGAGCAGGGCCCTAGAGCAAGCCATTGAGAGAACCCAGGCCAACATTAAATGGGTGAAGGAAAACAAGCAGACTGTTCTGGAGTGGTTTAGAAAAGAATCAAGTGAGAGCAGCTGA
- the si:dkey-12e7.1 gene encoding LOW QUALITY PROTEIN: uncharacterized protein si:dkey-12e7.1 (The sequence of the model RefSeq protein was modified relative to this genomic sequence to represent the inferred CDS: inserted 4 bases in 2 codons; deleted 1 base in 1 codon; substituted 3 bases at 3 genomic stop codons), with the protein MTLHKHFTTLATLDKCNSVLVCFSWSCLVRSGKFWRVADFSHHGVLNLGQEGLLVSNREFELWKAWFHHYTHHLISCGASLLTLKASFDLGDQCNKWGELLSDLLKNVHCRDLRQLELNXAFTLLEPLDLRVGSISHHNNITKITMDQFTNFQVLLGKLSHSCPRITXMRLHFDWSETSVSLLTQFQHLRVLELKYFWVFKGXTLQILTKSLPNLKSLTLHXSYMLESISLEFLDVSPSHGLVFSSLNLPALRELRAKNIARGITLRQTRLRIQSRWRMYQVLREGTTKLQALNNEXLLPDWREQSSRELSSILQQSCYCLQHLDSWLW; encoded by the exons cacaagcatttcactacacttgctACACTTGACAAGTGCAATTCTGTGCTTGTATGCTTCAGTTGGAGTTGCCTTGTGCGATCAGGGAAGTTTTGGAGGGTGGCAGACTTTTCTCACCATGGAGTGCTCAACCTTGGACAGGAAGGACTGCTGGTGTCCAACAGAGAG TTTGAGCTTTGGAAGGCATGGTTTCACCACTACACCCACCACCTCATATCCTGTGGTGCAAGCCTACTCACCCTAAAAGCCAGCTTTGACCTGGGGGACCAGTGCAACAAGTGGGGGGAGCTTCTCTCTGACCTTCTAAAAAATGTCCACTGCAGGGATCTCCGCCAACTGGAATTGAACTAGGCATTCACACTACTGGAGCCACTGGACCTGCGGGTTGGCTCCATTTCCCACCACAACAACATTACCAAGATCACGATGGACCAGTTCACTAACTTTCAGGTACTACTGGGCAAACTGTCCCACAGCTGCCCTCGGATCACCTAGATGCGCCTGCATTTTGACTGGTCTGAGACATCAGTGTCACTCCTCACTCAGTTCCAGCACCTCCGTGTCCTTGAACTCAAGTACTTTTGGGTCTTCAAAGG CACTTTGCAGATCCTGACCAAGTCACTGCCCAACCTTAAGTCCCTGACATTGCA ATCGTACATGCTGGAGTCCATATCTCTAGAGTTCCTGGATGTATCACCTAGTCATGGTCTAGTCTTCTCAAGTCTTAATCTGCCAGCATTACGGGAGCTAAGGGCCAAAAATATTGCCCGTGGCATTACTTTACGTCAAACCAGGCTTAGGATACAGAGCAGGTGGCGTATGTACCAGGTACTAAGAGAGGGGACCACCAAGCTACAGGCCCTCAACAATGAGTGACTGCTTCCTGATTGGAGAGAGCAGAGTTCCAGAGAACTATCATCTATCCTCCAGCAGTCCTGTTATTGCCTCCAACACCTGGACAGTTGGCTCTGGTAA